The genomic stretch AAAATACTCTATAAAGGTCTTTCTGATTTCTGAGCTTTTCATAGGGGTAAGTTCCTAATTCTTACCATGCCTTGCACGCACACAGATTGTCTCCTGAGTATTATGTGCATTATAGGCCCAATGGTTCTTTCAATTCATCAATACTAACTGCTTTATAGTTTATCTGAAATAAAGCCTTACACCCAATGCACTGACATTTCAAGCTTATCCACTCGTCATCGTATAATTCCTTATAAGAAATATAATCATAAAATTTACAAACAGGACATCTTACTCCCATGGCTTCTATAAAGGTAGACTGAGATGACATATCAATCTAAATTCCATTCTTTTAATCTATATTCCTTTTCAAAGCTCCCAAATGAGTGTAAACTAATTTGATATAAATCTTCTTTCAGTTTATATACGATAACAGTATCAGCATCTCTTTTTCTTAGATGTTCCAAAGTGGCTACCTCGCCTTTTTTTAATCGCAACATATCCCTTAAGAGCCATTTCCCCAGTGCCACATTTGGATCAGTCATAAGAGCTTTGTTATTTTCTTGACATACTTTTGCTGAAAATTCCCTACCGTCTTCTGTCCTAAGTATAAATTTATGGTCCCGCTCAGGGAAAAATCCCGGCTTGCTTTTATGAACTATTCTGGGAATAGGGATATACACCTCATCATAGTCTCGTGGTCTACCGCGTGCATGCCATTGATTCAGACCACTTCTTTTGGGGACTTCTCCTTCTCTTAAGCTATATAGGGGTAGAATTACATATTCCTTAGTTTCAAGAAGAGGAAATTCTGCATCTCTTCTTTCCCCTATTAATTCCTTTAATGCATCGGTCAACGATTTATCATCAATTTCAACTGGTATTTCTATTATATCTAACGGCTTAACGGTTAAGAACCCTTTATACAAAGTATGCTTACTTAAATTGAAAAGGTAATCATAATGAGCATCGCTGAAATTCAATATGTGTCCTGAAGTTTTTCTTGATTTTTTTATCCGTACCGATTTTTCATCAATTTGTCTCATAGGACATTCATGTATAAAAATCTTACCAACATCCCGGATGATATAGTGATACAAAATATTATCAAGGTTAAAGTCTTTTACCGTAGTTTCAAGGCGTTTATTTCTGTAAAACGTAATTTGTTTAATTAACTCAGACGCATCTTTGTAATTTAGAGGATATTTTTCCCTATCGTCAAACTCCGCTATTTTTTCAAATCGTAATTCTCCATTACTAACAAATGTCTTTATCCCTATTCCATTATCAATCTTAACGGCATCCACAGAACAGTCTTTTCTGCTAACATTTCTAGCTATAAAGCTTTTACAGAATATGTTTTCAGCTGTTCTGTAATGAATATAAGGTTTTTTACTTTCGCTAAAAAGCCTGCTGGCCTGTGATACACCGTGCAAAAGCTTCTTATACTTCTGCTTGTTTTTCTCTTCTTGTGTTGGATAAAAATACCTGAATTCCATATTCAATTCACCTTTTCCAGAACAACCAAATGTTCTGTTTTCATTCTTTCATCTTCTATCCCAGAGGCTGGGTTTATCCTTGATTGGAACATAACTCTTGATACTATTCTGTCAATATATGTAACCCTGTGTTTCCACCCAAATTTTTTTAAATGCTCAACAATAATATCATCAATAGGTATAGAGAAATTTCTTACTTTCGCTGGCCCTACAAAAATACACATATACCTTATTACATCTTCTCCTAAGTCAGTAAATATTTTCAATATGGCATGAAAATATCTCTCATATAACTCTATTAAATGAGGTTCCTTTATTTTGTCCCTGTATATGTGGTAAGTAGGTGAATATATTTTTATTCTTTTAACTTGTCTATAAGGGATTTCCTTCTTGCTTAGCTCCTTTATTTGATTTTCTTTATGGCCAAGCCAGAATAGTCCAAGCTTGGTAGATCTGATATATTCCTGTGCCTGTAGATAAGGTGGTGAAGTAATCAGAATATCAACTTTATGTTTTAATTTTAAATCGAATATATCCTTTCCAGATTCCAGCGTATATTCTACTTGCTTATGATTAAAATGGCTATGTTCCTCAACCCGTTTTATAAGTAGGTTTATTTGTTTTTCCAAGCTACGGTAAAATTTTTCTCTCCAATCATTCTTCAAGAGGTTTTTAATTTTTTCTTTTGAATTCCTTGACTTATATAATTTGTGCACCTTCTCATCGCTGAAAGAGAAATACCTTGTTACTTTGAGTAATGGTATTAAAAGCACATATTTAGATTCATCCGTTAATGAATGGACAAATCCCCATGCTCTTGAAAGAATAGGGATAAACTCGTCAGGAAACCAATAACTTAAATTAGACCATTTTGGAATAAACTCCCCCTGAGAATTTTTAATTTCATTAATTAACCTTAAAACATCTATCTTAGGGTTTTTCATGGTCGCAGTGTCATGGATTATATTTATTATTGGATTTAAATCCCATAGCTCATAATTATATCCATACATCTTTGACACCACACCAACAGTCCCGTAACCTGCAAAAGGGTCAAATATTTTCATGCCTGGTTTGGCGTATTTTTTTAATACATAGGCTATCACCTGAGGTATAAACTTTGCAGGGTACTGGTAAATGGCAAAAGTTCCGTATGTCGTTGATGGAATTTCAGGAATTGTGTTTCTAAAAAGTATAAGAACCTTTTTAGATGAATTTCGGACATTATTTTCCTCATTTTCTGCCTCCATTATCTCCTCATAAGATGGAAACTCATGTGTGCCAAACATAGTTGCCTGCTTTGTTATTTGTTCCTTTACTTTGTTTTTAATCATAAAGCCTCTCTTTAGCAATCTCCAAATTTTTGTGTTAAAAGCTTAAACAAATCTCTCCTTTTTATCAACTGATATGTGCTATCTGATTTTTATCTTCCAATCACAGATCCCTCTTTGTCTGATCTCTGAGCTTTTCATAGGGCTAAGGTTATTTTTTTCGGGTTACATGTTTTTCGAGGTTCGGGTCATTAGACACTATGTCTGTAAGCTCGGCTTCTGTAAAGGTAAGCGTTGTCTTATATGGCAGAGGCTCAAAGCCTTTATAGACCCACTCTTCACGCACATGCCCGTCTTTTTCGGGTGCAAGAACCTTGACCTTAGATGGCGCTCCCCACGAATACCTGACCTGTTGGTGATTCATGCCTAACGATATTGCTCTCTGTTTTATCTGCTCCTGAACTTCTGTCGGAAATGCCTTTAGCTCATAAGGCGAATACCTTACAGCCTGTGCACAGCCCGAAACCAAAAAGACAACCGCAATAAGCCCGTAGTAAAATACATTTCTCATATCCTTATCTCCTCCTCGCTTAATTTAAGAGCCTTTCTTATTGTCTGTGAAGAATAGCCCTTTCTTGCCAATGCACCCGAGAGCTTCTTTACTGTAACAGAATAAGGGTATTCCCTCAATGTCTTCATTTTTTTATTAATCAGGGATAAGGCAGATGGTAGTTCATCGTAGTCCGATATTGCAGTCTCGACATCCTGCCTTTGAATCCCCCTTTGTCTAAGAAATTGTTTTGCGCCTTCTTTGCCTAAAAGCTTTCTGTCAGAGGCATGCCTTCTAAGGTTTGAGGCAAGGGACAGGTCATCGAGGTATCCATACCCTTTAAGATGCTCTATAGTCTTTCTGATGTCATCGTCAGGGAAACCCTTCAGGCTAAGCCTATGCTCAAGCTCCTTTTGACTTCTTGCCCTATAGCTTAAAAGTCTATAGGCATACATCAGGGCATCGAGGGACATCTGACTATTTAGAGAACCTTTCTATTTTTATCGAAGAATCGGGTTTTTGTTGTTTCCCTGTTTCTGTAAATGCCACCTCAGAAGTGGAATGAACGCCTTTTACCTTTAGCTTGAAATCATCTGGATTCGTTGCCCATCTAAGTGCCTCCTCGTATGCAATAAGTCCTGCCTGATAAAGGTCAAAAAGAGACTGGTCGAATGTCTGCATACCGTAATGGACCTTGCCCTGCATTATGGCATCTGGAATGAGCTTTGTCTTATCCGCGTCTTCTATGCAGTCTTTTATAGTTGCAGTGGCAATAAGGATTTCTACTGCAGGGACCCTGCCTTGTCCATCTGCCCTTGGCACAAGCCTGAGCGAAATGATTCCCTGAAGTATGGCGGCAAGCTGAAGCCTGACCTGCTTGTGCTGGTAAGGAGGGAAAAACGATATGATTCTGTTAACCGTTTCAGAGGCATTGAGGGTGTGCAGTGTGCTTAAGACAAGGTGTCCTGTCTCAGCGGCTGACATTGCAGTCTGAATGGTCTCGAAGTCACGCATCTCGCCAACCAGTATCACATCTGGGTCCTGCCTGAGTGCGGCCCTCAGTGCCTTTGCAAACGACTCGGTGTCAACACCCACTTCTCTCTGGTTAATCAGTCCCCGTTTGTCTCTATGAAGGTACTCTATTGGGTCCTCTATGGTTACGATATTTACGGTCTTTGACATGTTTATAAGGTCAATCATAGCGGCAAGGGTCGTGGATTTTCCACTTCCCGTTGTTCCTGTCACGAGTATAAGACCCCTTTGCTGTAATGCAATCTTGTTTAGGATTGTTGGAAGATGTAGCTCCTCTATTGTTGGAATCTTCATTGGAATCGTTCTCATGGTGATGCCAACGGTTCCCCTCTGAACAAATGCATTACACCTAAACCTTCCAAGTCCCGGAACACTATATGCGAAATCTATGTCGTTTTTCTTTTTGAAGTTTTCCCTTTGTCCTGGGTTCATTAGCGAAAGGCTGAGCTTAACTGTATCCTCGTTGGAGAGCCTGTTTCCAGAAGGAAGAGGGACAAGCTCTCCATTAACTCTCATGATTGGTGGCGAGCCAACCTTCATGTGCAGGTCAGAGGCACCATGCGAAAGCGCAGTCTTAAGAAGTTCGGTTATATCCATATTATTTTTTCCCCGTGTAGATTTCCTTTATCTTGTCTTCAATCTCTTTTGAAATCTCAGGCTTGGTTTTAAGGAGCTCCTTTGCATTATCTCTTCCTTGCCCGATTCTCTGCCCTCCGTAGCTATACCATGCACCTGATTTCTCTATCAGCTTATTGTCAACTCCGAGGTCTACGAGCTCTCCTACTCTGGATATGCCCTCGTTAAAATATATGTCAAACTCAGCCTGCCTAAAAGGCGGGGCAAGTTTGTTTTTAACCACCTTTACCCTTACCCTTCCGCCTATGGTCTCCTGATTTTCCTTTAGGGTGTCTATCTTTCTTATGTCAAACCTCATGGAGGAATAGAACTTTAAGGCATTGCCTCCTGTTGTTGTCTCAGGAGAGCCAAACATCACGCCGATTTTCATCCTTATCTGGTTGATGAATATAACTGTTGTGAGGGACTTTGAGATTGCGGCAGTTAGTTTTCGGAGTGCCTGACTCATAAGCCTTGCCTGAAGCCCTGGCAGGGAATCCCCCATATCGCCTTCTATCTCAGCCCTCGGCACTAATGCGGCAACCGAGTCT from Nitrospirota bacterium encodes the following:
- the recA gene encoding recombinase RecA, whose product is MNKDKAKALETAIAQIEKTFGKGAIMKLGGQEIAGGIQVIPTGSLALDIATGIGGFPRGRVVEIFGPESSGKTTLALTGVAQAQAGGGTAAFIDAEHALDTNYARKLGVKVDDLLISQPDTGEQALEVTEALVRSGAVDIVVIDSVAALVPRAEIEGDMGDSLPGLQARLMSQALRKLTAAISKSLTTVIFINQIRMKIGVMFGSPETTTGGNALKFYSSMRFDIRKIDTLKENQETIGGRVRVKVVKNKLAPPFRQAEFDIYFNEGISRVGELVDLGVDNKLIEKSGAWYSYGGQRIGQGRDNAKELLKTKPEISKEIEDKIKEIYTGKK
- a CDS encoding regulatory protein RecX, translated to MYAYRLLSYRARSQKELEHRLSLKGFPDDDIRKTIEHLKGYGYLDDLSLASNLRRHASDRKLLGKEGAKQFLRQRGIQRQDVETAISDYDELPSALSLINKKMKTLREYPYSVTVKKLSGALARKGYSSQTIRKALKLSEEEIRI
- a CDS encoding NgoFVII family restriction endonuclease; translation: MEFRYFYPTQEEKNKQKYKKLLHGVSQASRLFSESKKPYIHYRTAENIFCKSFIARNVSRKDCSVDAVKIDNGIGIKTFVSNGELRFEKIAEFDDREKYPLNYKDASELIKQITFYRNKRLETTVKDFNLDNILYHYIIRDVGKIFIHECPMRQIDEKSVRIKKSRKTSGHILNFSDAHYDYLFNLSKHTLYKGFLTVKPLDIIEIPVEIDDKSLTDALKELIGERRDAEFPLLETKEYVILPLYSLREGEVPKRSGLNQWHARGRPRDYDEVYIPIPRIVHKSKPGFFPERDHKFILRTEDGREFSAKVCQENNKALMTDPNVALGKWLLRDMLRLKKGEVATLEHLRKRDADTVIVYKLKEDLYQISLHSFGSFEKEYRLKEWNLD
- a CDS encoding type IV pilus twitching motility protein PilT, translating into MDITELLKTALSHGASDLHMKVGSPPIMRVNGELVPLPSGNRLSNEDTVKLSLSLMNPGQRENFKKKNDIDFAYSVPGLGRFRCNAFVQRGTVGITMRTIPMKIPTIEELHLPTILNKIALQQRGLILVTGTTGSGKSTTLAAMIDLINMSKTVNIVTIEDPIEYLHRDKRGLINQREVGVDTESFAKALRAALRQDPDVILVGEMRDFETIQTAMSAAETGHLVLSTLHTLNASETVNRIISFFPPYQHKQVRLQLAAILQGIISLRLVPRADGQGRVPAVEILIATATIKDCIEDADKTKLIPDAIMQGKVHYGMQTFDQSLFDLYQAGLIAYEEALRWATNPDDFKLKVKGVHSTSEVAFTETGKQQKPDSSIKIERFSK